In Armatimonadota bacterium, one DNA window encodes the following:
- a CDS encoding SigB/SigF/SigG family RNA polymerase sigma factor: MTSRWDNMSTNELFVELRRSGDPELRAYLIERHEGLVRHVARDYMSRGESYEDIVSVGHLGLIHAVDRFDPERGTKFATFAVPTIKGEMQRHFRDRTWGLRVPRRIQELSMQARKLSDELAQQLGRAPNYAELAVELGVTEEDVIEAMEVGRQYELLSIEDGGPNEDGNNGLAAIDRAGEEDDALEEIGARDEITKALRQLPPREQVIIVLRFFRDMTQQEVGERLGISQMHVSRLQARALRRLRQILGRER, from the coding sequence CGAGCTGTTCGTGGAGCTGCGGCGCTCTGGAGACCCTGAACTGCGGGCATACCTGATCGAGCGGCACGAGGGGCTCGTACGCCACGTTGCCCGGGACTATATGTCCCGGGGCGAGTCGTATGAGGACATCGTGAGTGTGGGTCACCTGGGCCTCATCCATGCGGTGGACCGCTTCGACCCCGAGCGCGGCACTAAGTTCGCCACCTTCGCTGTCCCCACCATCAAGGGCGAGATGCAGCGGCATTTCCGTGACCGCACCTGGGGCCTGCGGGTTCCCAGGCGCATCCAGGAGCTGTCAATGCAAGCCCGGAAGCTCAGTGATGAGCTGGCGCAGCAACTGGGGCGGGCCCCGAACTATGCCGAGCTTGCGGTGGAACTGGGCGTGACCGAGGAAGATGTTATCGAGGCGATGGAAGTCGGCAGGCAGTACGAGCTTCTGAGCATCGAGGACGGTGGCCCCAACGAGGACGGCAACAACGGTCTCGCCGCGATCGACAGGGCCGGTGAGGAGGATGACGCGCTGGAAGAGATAGGGGCGCGGGACGAGATCACCAAGGCCCTGCGGCAGCTGCCTCCGCGGGAACAGGTCATCATAGTCCTGCGTTTCTTCCGGGATATGACCCAGCAAGAAGTGGGGGAGCGACTGGGCATTTCGCAGATGCATGTATCCCGTCTACAGGCGAGGGCGCTGAGGAGATTGCGGCAAATCCTGGGGCGTGAGCGCTGA
- the alaS gene encoding alanine--tRNA ligase, translating into MAIRNLTIQELRETFLGFFGERGHITRPSAPLVLHDDPTSLFTSAGMQPYIGAFRGEDRPPAPRVASCQKCLRTGDIDDVGRYNRYHTFFEMLGNFSFGDYFKKEAIEWGWEFVTGVMGLPREALWITVFETDDEAEELWHKHIGVPADRIQRWDRNDNWWPKVRWEGPCGPCTEIHVDLGPSAGCPNGCEFGCNCNRWLELWNLVFQQYTESEDGVLTPLPAPGIDTGMGLERLGLVSQGKEWSMETDELWHVLTTAQSIINEDRNKPYVYGQDAELDLALRVIADHLRGVAFVIADNVTPSNEGAGYVIRRLIRRAYRFGRKLGAQKPFLYRALPAVTQAMGQVYPELAQRQDYAVKVLQGEEERFDATLEHGLALFEEIAEDLRRRNETCIPGDLAFRLSDTYGFPVEVTRELAGERGLTVDEEGFQQALEAQRERARGKAKGLELAVDLSISSAAGTSEFTGYERSEDHGTVTLVIADGQVVESVETGAEAGIVLDRTPFYAERGGQVGDTGVIEADGARFEVRDTVPLGDAIMHVGTVVRGRFAVGDAVAASVDAARRADIRRNHSATHLLQAALREVLGDHVAQSGSLVSPDRLRFDFSHHEAVSPEQLDRVEDLVNGWIMDNFEIASCEMGLDEARQAGAIALFGEKYEDTVRTVSVAGVSMELCGGTHCCSTGEIGLMRIVHESGVAAGVRRIEAVTGRGALKRFRQVEADLTAAAAALSCQPHEVVERIDGLRKRISELQHEVKAAREMSAATNLDDIIASAQAVGEAQLVTAAIPGADHDALAALADKITDRLTNGVAVLGSVDDGKVNLICKVDKGVIDKGGHAGNLIREVAQVCGGGGGGRPNFAKAGGKDADKLDAALAKAAEVLAAQLG; encoded by the coding sequence ATGGCAATCAGGAACCTGACGATCCAAGAACTTCGTGAAACCTTCCTGGGGTTCTTCGGTGAGCGAGGACACATAACCCGCCCCAGCGCTCCCCTGGTCCTGCATGACGACCCCACGAGCCTGTTCACCAGCGCCGGCATGCAGCCCTACATCGGCGCGTTTCGCGGCGAGGACCGTCCTCCCGCTCCGCGGGTAGCGAGTTGTCAGAAGTGCCTGCGCACCGGGGATATCGATGATGTGGGCCGGTACAACCGCTACCACACCTTCTTCGAGATGCTGGGCAACTTCTCATTCGGCGACTACTTCAAGAAGGAAGCCATCGAATGGGGCTGGGAATTCGTCACCGGGGTCATGGGGCTTCCACGGGAAGCTCTCTGGATCACGGTTTTCGAGACCGATGATGAGGCCGAGGAGCTCTGGCACAAGCACATTGGTGTCCCCGCCGACCGCATTCAGCGCTGGGACCGCAACGATAACTGGTGGCCGAAGGTGCGCTGGGAGGGTCCCTGCGGCCCGTGCACCGAGATCCACGTGGATCTTGGCCCCTCGGCCGGCTGCCCGAACGGGTGTGAGTTCGGCTGCAACTGCAATCGCTGGCTGGAACTGTGGAACCTCGTGTTCCAGCAGTACACCGAGTCCGAGGATGGTGTGCTCACACCACTGCCCGCGCCGGGTATCGACACGGGCATGGGACTGGAGCGCCTGGGTCTAGTCTCCCAGGGCAAAGAGTGGTCCATGGAGACCGACGAGCTGTGGCACGTGCTCACCACCGCCCAGAGCATTATCAACGAGGACCGCAACAAACCTTACGTCTACGGTCAGGATGCCGAGCTTGATCTTGCCCTGCGGGTCATCGCCGACCACCTCCGCGGTGTTGCTTTTGTCATCGCGGACAATGTGACCCCGTCCAATGAGGGCGCGGGGTATGTCATCCGCCGCCTCATCCGTCGCGCATACCGTTTCGGCCGCAAACTCGGGGCTCAGAAGCCATTCCTGTACCGCGCGCTGCCCGCAGTGACGCAGGCGATGGGGCAGGTGTATCCGGAACTCGCCCAGCGTCAGGACTATGCGGTCAAGGTGCTTCAGGGTGAGGAAGAGCGGTTCGACGCCACCCTCGAACACGGCCTTGCGCTGTTCGAGGAGATCGCCGAGGACCTGCGCCGACGCAATGAGACCTGCATCCCGGGCGACCTGGCGTTTCGATTGTCGGACACCTACGGGTTCCCGGTGGAGGTCACCCGGGAGTTGGCCGGCGAGCGCGGATTGACGGTGGACGAGGAGGGATTCCAGCAGGCTCTCGAGGCGCAGCGCGAGCGGGCCCGAGGCAAGGCCAAAGGGCTCGAGCTTGCGGTTGACCTGAGCATCTCCAGCGCCGCGGGGACTTCGGAGTTCACCGGTTACGAGCGATCCGAGGACCACGGCACAGTGACCCTCGTGATCGCCGACGGGCAGGTCGTGGAGAGTGTGGAAACGGGCGCTGAGGCGGGAATCGTGCTGGACCGCACTCCTTTCTATGCGGAACGCGGTGGCCAGGTGGGCGACACCGGCGTGATCGAGGCGGACGGAGCGAGGTTTGAGGTCCGGGACACTGTGCCCCTGGGCGACGCAATCATGCACGTGGGAACGGTGGTCCGCGGCAGGTTCGCAGTGGGTGACGCGGTCGCGGCCAGCGTGGATGCTGCCCGTCGAGCCGACATCCGGCGCAACCATTCCGCAACGCACCTGCTCCAGGCAGCCCTGCGGGAAGTGCTGGGCGACCACGTGGCGCAGTCCGGGTCCCTGGTCTCGCCCGACCGCCTGCGATTCGACTTTTCCCACCACGAGGCGGTCTCGCCCGAGCAACTGGATCGTGTCGAGGACCTGGTGAATGGCTGGATCATGGATAACTTCGAAATCGCGTCCTGCGAGATGGGGCTTGACGAGGCCCGACAGGCCGGTGCGATTGCGCTGTTCGGCGAGAAGTATGAGGACACCGTGCGCACGGTGAGCGTCGCCGGAGTGAGCATGGAGCTGTGCGGCGGCACTCACTGCTGCAGCACCGGGGAAATCGGTCTCATGCGGATCGTCCATGAAAGCGGCGTGGCTGCGGGGGTACGTCGCATCGAGGCGGTGACTGGCCGCGGAGCGCTCAAGCGTTTCCGCCAGGTCGAAGCTGATCTTACTGCGGCTGCCGCGGCGCTCAGCTGCCAGCCCCACGAGGTCGTGGAGCGCATCGATGGCCTGCGCAAACGCATCAGCGAACTGCAGCACGAAGTGAAGGCCGCGCGAGAGATGTCTGCGGCGACCAACCTGGATGACATCATCGCTTCTGCGCAAGCGGTTGGCGAGGCGCAGCTTGTAACCGCCGCGATTCCGGGGGCCGATCACGACGCTCTGGCGGCCCTCGCGGACAAGATCACCGACCGCCTGACCAACGGTGTTGCGGTGCTGGGCTCCGTGGATGATGGTAAGGTCAACCTTATCTGCAAGGTGGACAAGGGTGTCATCGACAAGGGAGGACACGCCGGCAACCTGATCCGCGAGGTGGCCCAGGTGTGCGGTGGTGGAGGAGGCGGCCGCCCGAACTTCGCGAAGGCCGGCGGCAAGGACGCGGACAAGCTTGACGCGGCGCTGGCGAAAGCCGCGGAGGTCCTCGCGGCGCAGTTGGGATGA
- the ruvX gene encoding Holliday junction resolvase RuvX, whose amino-acid sequence MKTIAFDIGTRRVGIATSDPSGVLASPLRVFTRSDDPDQDARDLATIADLQGAELIVVGIPISLRGTEEIAAQHMREFIALLQQHTRLPIEVWDERLTTAIAERVLLEANLSRESRREKIDQVAAALILQSFLDSRKS is encoded by the coding sequence ATGAAAACCATCGCCTTTGATATCGGCACGCGCCGGGTCGGGATCGCCACCAGCGACCCGTCCGGCGTGCTTGCCAGCCCACTGCGGGTGTTCACCCGGTCTGATGACCCCGACCAGGATGCCCGCGACCTGGCGACGATCGCGGACTTACAGGGCGCGGAACTCATCGTAGTGGGCATTCCCATCAGCCTGCGCGGCACCGAGGAGATTGCGGCCCAGCATATGCGGGAGTTCATCGCGCTCCTGCAACAGCACACTCGCCTGCCCATCGAGGTCTGGGACGAACGCCTGACTACCGCTATCGCCGAACGCGTCCTGCTCGAAGCGAACCTGTCGCGTGAAAGTCGGCGGGAGAAGATCGACCAGGTCGCCGCCGCCCTCATTCTTCAGAGTTTCCTGGATTCCCGCAAATCATGA
- a CDS encoding YqeG family HAD IIIA-type phosphatase has protein sequence MLQSLTPDLICESLCGVDLDALQERGIRSILLDLDNTLCRWKCEDISESTADWIRRAQERFSLCIVSNSIRPKRLNRIATALGIPSVGRWGLGRKPFKGGIRAALKLLGAQPNETAMIGDQIMTDIWGGNRMGLYTIWVRPLCEKDFIGTKPARFVERLLIAHFRKLGILPDGWRCA, from the coding sequence GTGCTCCAGAGCCTGACTCCTGATCTCATCTGCGAGAGCCTGTGCGGCGTGGACCTGGACGCGCTCCAGGAGCGGGGCATCCGGTCAATACTGCTCGACCTGGACAACACCCTCTGCCGGTGGAAGTGCGAGGATATCAGCGAGAGCACAGCGGACTGGATCAGGCGCGCGCAGGAGCGGTTCAGTCTCTGCATCGTATCCAACAGTATCCGCCCCAAGCGTCTGAACCGGATCGCGACAGCCCTGGGCATTCCCTCGGTGGGACGCTGGGGTCTGGGGCGCAAGCCCTTCAAGGGCGGTATCCGGGCGGCCCTCAAACTGCTGGGGGCGCAGCCCAATGAGACGGCGATGATCGGCGACCAGATCATGACGGACATCTGGGGCGGCAACCGGATGGGCCTGTATACCATCTGGGTACGGCCACTGTGTGAGAAGGATTTCATCGGCACCAAGCCCGCGCGGTTCGTGGAACGGTTGCTGATTGCCCATTTCCGCAAGCTGGGCATTCTCCCCGATGGTTGGAGGTGCGCGTGA
- a CDS encoding shikimate dehydrogenase produces the protein MRTLTDLDGETRVVGVIGWPVKHSLSPAMQNAAIDALGLNWVYVPFAVSPTRLECAIESIRALNLVGLNVTVPHKSAVAQLVDELGETAQALGAVNTVRNQDGILIGHNTDGEGFLRSLREIGEDVGGKRVAIIGAGGSARAVALAVARDEVGDLKVINRTASKAEDVARLVRETTAAPAEALALDSPAAEDAVRQANIVIDCTPCGMHPNVDEPPAIPEEWIQEGQTVCDLVYTPRDTTLLKAARRRNARTLDGSGMLVYQGAIALELWTRQAAPVQVMRDALLKALESREGRAAG, from the coding sequence GTGAGAACCCTTACTGACCTCGACGGCGAGACCCGGGTGGTGGGAGTCATCGGCTGGCCGGTAAAGCACAGCCTGTCTCCAGCCATGCAGAATGCGGCCATCGACGCGCTGGGCCTGAACTGGGTGTACGTGCCCTTCGCGGTCTCTCCGACCAGGCTCGAGTGCGCCATCGAGAGCATCCGCGCCCTCAATCTCGTGGGTCTCAATGTCACCGTGCCGCACAAGTCCGCAGTGGCGCAGCTTGTGGATGAACTGGGCGAGACCGCGCAGGCGTTGGGCGCCGTGAACACCGTGCGCAATCAGGACGGAATACTGATCGGCCACAATACGGACGGCGAGGGCTTTCTGCGCTCCCTGCGGGAAATCGGTGAGGATGTAGGCGGGAAGCGGGTCGCGATCATCGGCGCCGGTGGTTCGGCGCGTGCGGTGGCCTTGGCGGTTGCGCGAGACGAAGTGGGAGACTTGAAGGTCATCAATCGGACGGCTTCGAAAGCAGAGGACGTTGCGCGGCTCGTGCGCGAGACCACTGCCGCTCCGGCGGAGGCGCTTGCCCTGGACAGTCCGGCTGCGGAAGATGCGGTGCGGCAAGCCAACATCGTGATTGACTGCACCCCCTGCGGGATGCATCCGAATGTTGATGAGCCGCCCGCCATCCCGGAAGAGTGGATACAAGAAGGCCAGACGGTGTGCGATTTGGTGTATACGCCGCGGGATACCACGCTCTTGAAAGCCGCGCGGCGCAGAAATGCACGGACCCTGGACGGATCCGGAATGTTGGTATACCAGGGCGCAATTGCGCTGGAATTGTGGACAAGACAGGCCGCTCCCGTGCAGGTCATGCGGGATGCTCTGCTGAAAGCTCTGGAGAGCCGCGAGGGTCGTGCCGCAGGATGA
- a CDS encoding AI-2E family transporter, with translation MASAVCAGVLMAAAAVWFVNRISQTLWLFAAGLLIAFVLDPLLDKLEARGWSRAKAVALVAGCAVVLVALALSWIIPALVAQAQSLAQHWSGYSEAIDQAYANLESAVRAYAQELFPEYDAAPYLDAKVEEGQAWLEARLPAFLRMVTDRLVRSVSFTGTLILLAIITVHFMMVIDPFRAAIRDMLPQAASDDVEDISRKVGLMLGQYLRGQASMILVAGCVATVFMVGLRMFYGTEYSLVVGLVTGITYIIPWIGAAASTVLAAVLSYVSATHDPLHAAIIAAVLMTVNNQICDQLIMPRIIGRQVGLHPLAVIFAMLAGYQVMGVAGMIIAAPAVASIKIILARWLPLKEVQVRPGRVAPLLLDISAAGKMLSAGVQDLTRRVENAIGIGPEDESDGPHAPTEQKDVSDDGNQEPDDPRTS, from the coding sequence ATGGCGAGCGCAGTGTGTGCCGGCGTCCTGATGGCTGCTGCTGCCGTCTGGTTTGTGAACCGCATATCCCAGACCCTGTGGCTCTTTGCCGCCGGACTGCTGATCGCGTTTGTCCTCGACCCGCTCCTGGACAAGCTCGAGGCCCGGGGGTGGTCGCGCGCAAAGGCAGTTGCCCTCGTGGCTGGCTGCGCCGTGGTGCTGGTGGCTTTGGCCCTGAGTTGGATCATCCCTGCCCTCGTGGCCCAGGCCCAGAGCCTCGCACAGCACTGGAGCGGCTACAGCGAAGCGATCGATCAGGCCTACGCCAACCTGGAGAGCGCCGTTCGGGCATACGCGCAGGAGCTTTTCCCGGAATACGACGCGGCACCGTACCTGGACGCGAAGGTTGAGGAAGGACAGGCGTGGCTGGAGGCCCGTCTGCCGGCCTTCCTTAGAATGGTGACCGACCGCCTGGTACGTTCCGTGTCCTTTACCGGGACGCTGATCCTGCTGGCCATCATCACGGTTCACTTCATGATGGTCATCGACCCATTCCGAGCGGCGATCCGGGATATGCTCCCACAGGCGGCCAGTGATGATGTTGAGGACATAAGCCGCAAGGTCGGTCTCATGTTGGGACAGTACCTTCGCGGGCAGGCCAGCATGATCCTCGTAGCCGGCTGTGTCGCCACGGTGTTCATGGTCGGCCTGCGCATGTTCTACGGTACCGAGTACTCGTTGGTCGTGGGGCTCGTGACCGGGATTACCTACATCATCCCCTGGATCGGCGCCGCCGCGAGCACTGTGCTGGCGGCGGTTCTGAGTTACGTATCGGCGACCCATGACCCGCTGCACGCGGCGATCATTGCGGCCGTTCTTATGACCGTGAACAACCAGATCTGCGATCAGCTCATCATGCCGCGCATCATCGGACGCCAGGTGGGTCTTCACCCGCTTGCAGTGATCTTCGCGATGCTGGCGGGATACCAGGTGATGGGCGTCGCGGGGATGATCATCGCGGCTCCTGCGGTGGCCAGTATCAAGATCATCCTTGCGCGGTGGCTACCGCTCAAGGAAGTGCAAGTCCGGCCGGGACGTGTGGCGCCGCTCCTGCTAGATATATCAGCCGCGGGGAAGATGCTCTCGGCGGGTGTTCAGGATCTCACTCGTCGGGTGGAGAACGCTATTGGCATTGGGCCCGAAGACGAATCTGACGGGCCGCACGCACCAACCGAGCAGAAGGATGTCTCAGACGATGGCAATCAGGAACCTGACGATCCAAGAACTTCGTGA
- the mltG gene encoding endolytic transglycosylase MltG — MRVIVLLAVIAVVIVAVYMTVVLPRVQERLLEAPDASPGAASVVFVVKSGQTAGQIARDLEKAELIRSAKAFQAMLKRKDWGTKLKPGVYRLQRSQDAEQIAQQIVNQETWRIRVSIPEGLSLTQIAERIEKAGALGGGPHLPRAAEIRKAATAQAVEKRLGVTVPTPTAEGYLFPATYEFPAGASASEVVDEMLTAFRDRFLSRNQDAIERSGRSLHEIVTLASIVEREAAADKERPLVARVFLNRIDIGMKLESCATVQYALGKHKTRLLYEDLKVASPYNTYIHRGLPPGPICSPGEASLLAALKPGETDALYFVSRNDGTHVFSRTFAEHQRAINQIRSR; from the coding sequence ATGAGAGTAATCGTTCTGCTGGCCGTGATCGCCGTCGTCATTGTCGCGGTCTACATGACCGTTGTGTTGCCCCGCGTCCAGGAGAGGCTTCTGGAGGCTCCCGATGCTTCCCCCGGGGCCGCCTCGGTGGTTTTCGTGGTCAAGTCGGGCCAGACAGCGGGGCAGATCGCTCGGGATCTCGAAAAGGCTGAGCTGATCCGGAGTGCGAAAGCCTTCCAGGCGATGCTCAAGCGCAAGGACTGGGGCACGAAACTCAAGCCGGGTGTCTATCGGCTGCAGCGCAGCCAGGATGCGGAGCAGATCGCGCAGCAGATCGTGAACCAGGAGACGTGGCGCATCCGGGTGAGTATCCCGGAGGGCCTGTCGCTAACACAGATCGCGGAGAGGATTGAGAAGGCGGGGGCGCTCGGCGGTGGGCCCCATCTGCCGAGGGCCGCGGAGATCAGGAAGGCAGCCACCGCTCAGGCCGTTGAAAAGCGCCTGGGCGTAACAGTCCCCACGCCCACGGCGGAAGGGTATCTCTTCCCGGCCACGTACGAGTTCCCGGCCGGAGCGAGTGCATCCGAGGTCGTCGATGAGATGCTCACTGCCTTCCGTGACCGATTTCTGAGCAGGAATCAGGATGCCATCGAGAGAAGTGGCCGGAGCCTGCATGAGATCGTGACGTTGGCATCCATTGTGGAGCGGGAAGCCGCCGCGGACAAGGAGCGGCCGCTGGTGGCCCGGGTCTTCCTGAACCGCATCGACATCGGCATGAAGCTTGAGTCCTGCGCTACGGTACAGTATGCCCTTGGCAAGCACAAGACTCGGCTGCTATATGAGGACCTGAAGGTGGCCTCGCCCTACAATACCTACATACATCGGGGCTTGCCGCCGGGGCCTATCTGCAGTCCGGGGGAGGCGTCACTTCTCGCAGCGCTCAAGCCCGGCGAGACCGATGCCCTGTATTTTGTGTCGCGTAACGATGGCACCCATGTATTCTCGCGGACCTTCGCGGAACACCAGCGCGCGATCAACCAGATCCGGTCGAGGTAA